From Miscanthus floridulus cultivar M001 chromosome 15, ASM1932011v1, whole genome shotgun sequence, the proteins below share one genomic window:
- the LOC136507348 gene encoding uncharacterized protein — translation MVIENTRVMKILMDGGSDINILYKDAFDKLNADIRKLHASQSPFHGIIPGWRVMPLGIIDLSMTFGDAVHYQKETLSFEVVNFQGPYSAIFGRSCYTKFITVPNYAYLKLKMPGPCGIITVSGNFQSIYQCERDAVEYTEAKNLDSMASSLPCSRLGKKLLSTTLGQ, via the coding sequence ATGGTCATCGAGAACACGAGGGTGATGAAGAtcctcatggacggaggcagcgacaTCAACATTCTTTACAAGGATGCCTTCGACAAGCTCAACGCAGACATAAGGAAGCTGCACGCATCGCAGTCCCCCTTCCATGGTATCATCCCCGGGTGGCGCGTCATGCCCCTAGGTATAATAGATCTCTCTATGACATTCGGTGATGCGGTACACTACCAAAAGGAGACACTCTCCTTTGAAGTTGTCAACTTCCAGGGACCTTACAGCGCCATATTCGGGAGGTCATGTTACACCAAGTTCATCACAGTCCCAAACTatgcctacctcaagctaaagatgccaggaccgtgCGGCATAATCACGGTGTCGGGAAACTTCCAGAGCATCTACCAATGCGAGAGGGACGCCGTTGAGTACACAGAGGCCAAAAACTTGGACTCGATGGCTTCGAGTCTCCCCTGCTCGAGGCTGGGGAAGAAGCTCCTATCCACAACTCTGGGACAATAG
- the LOC136506616 gene encoding uncharacterized protein produces the protein MAKLLLGLLLVLAIIGTTSANNCDKDAEAMKQECKKFEEFPANPKLEPSPACCAVWQRADIPCLCKRVTPEAEKLWCMEKVVYVANYCKKPFTPGYKCGSYTVPKSL, from the exons ATGGCAAAACTACTCTTGGGTTTGCTCCTTGTCCTTGCTATTATAGGGACAACGTCGGCCAATAACTGTGATAAAGATGCAGAAGCCATGAAGCAGGAGTGCAAGAAGTTCGAGGAGTTCCCCGCGAACCCAAAGTTGGAACCGTCGCCGGCATGCTGCGCTGTGTGGCAGAGGGCGGACATCCCATGCCTATGCAAAAGGGTTACCCCGGAAGCAGAGAAGTTGTGGTGCATGGAGAAGGTCGTGTACGTCGCCAACTACTGCAAGAAGCCCTTTACACCCGGCTACAAGTGCGGGA GTTATACAGTTCCTAAAA